A window from Candidatus Acidulodesulfobacterium acidiphilum encodes these proteins:
- a CDS encoding iron-containing alcohol dehydrogenase, producing the protein MTKFTIYNPVKIHFGAGIISEAGKIAKKYSDNVLIVTGKNSMQKTGTLDKLVKILKESGITVTIYDGITPNPTITEIDEAAKIAKQKGVGLIIGLGGGSPLDSAKAIAVAAKGDIPVWEYLKTQANDAIPVITIVSTSGTGSEVNRYSVMSNPATGEKPGFGYECMYPKEAVIDPEITSSMPPYVTATTGFDVFVHIFEAFTGKAKNEFSTAYCMQAFYLLKDNLIKAYNEPDNMQARGNMALASALAGLAIDISGVGIMHAMEHPVSGNYPNVAHGAGLAVLALESMKYNLNTCKRDYMLIAHHFGIKRAGKSDDEYAMSLIEKTEEIITALKLNVKLKDLGVEKDKLQKIAKESFITMGFAIENNPAEIDENEILRLLENSY; encoded by the coding sequence ATGACAAAATTCACCATCTATAATCCGGTTAAAATACATTTCGGCGCAGGCATTATTTCTGAAGCGGGAAAAATTGCCAAGAAATATTCCGATAATGTATTAATAGTTACCGGAAAAAATTCAATGCAAAAAACCGGAACGTTAGATAAGCTTGTTAAAATTTTAAAAGAATCAGGTATAACGGTAACTATTTACGACGGTATAACGCCTAACCCCACTATTACCGAAATCGACGAAGCCGCAAAAATCGCAAAGCAAAAAGGCGTCGGCCTAATAATAGGTTTAGGAGGCGGAAGTCCGCTCGATTCCGCAAAGGCAATAGCGGTTGCGGCAAAAGGAGATATTCCGGTATGGGAATACTTAAAAACTCAGGCTAACGATGCGATTCCGGTTATAACCATAGTTTCAACTTCAGGAACGGGAAGCGAGGTAAACAGATATTCGGTTATGTCCAATCCTGCGACCGGCGAAAAACCGGGCTTCGGTTATGAATGTATGTATCCGAAAGAAGCCGTAATAGATCCGGAAATAACCTCGTCAATGCCTCCTTATGTAACGGCAACTACGGGTTTTGACGTTTTTGTCCATATTTTTGAAGCATTTACCGGAAAGGCAAAAAACGAGTTCTCAACTGCATACTGCATGCAGGCGTTTTATCTTTTAAAAGACAATTTGATTAAAGCATATAACGAACCCGATAATATGCAGGCAAGGGGCAATATGGCGCTTGCCTCGGCGCTCGCGGGACTTGCCATAGATATTTCAGGCGTAGGAATAATGCATGCAATGGAACATCCCGTATCCGGAAATTATCCTAATGTTGCGCACGGAGCGGGACTCGCCGTTCTGGCGCTGGAATCTATGAAATACAACTTAAACACATGTAAAAGGGATTATATGCTTATAGCGCATCATTTCGGCATTAAAAGAGCGGGCAAAAGCGACGATGAATATGCAATGTCTTTGATAGAAAAGACGGAAGAGATAATTACCGCTTTAAAACTTAACGTAAAACTCAAAGATCTCGGCGTAGAAAAAGACAAGCTTCAAAAAATTGCAAAAGAATCTTTTATAACTATGGGATTTGCTATAGAAAACAATCCTGCAGAAATTGACGAGAACGAAATTTTAAGACTGTTGGAGAATAGCTATTAA